GTTTTAATGCGCGCCCAAGTACTTAGCCGCATTGCATCTGGTAAACCGTTTACCATAGTTAGCTACCCACAGGCGCTTGCCGAAAAGGTTGTTAGCAAGAAAAAGTTAAGTCAAAACACCCTCGCCCTTTCCGTTGGAGAAAGCTACGATACCGACTTTATTAATGAATTTCTACTCGGCTTTGGATTTGAAAGAGTTGATTACGTTTACGAACCAGGGCAATTTTCAATTCGGGGAGGAATTATAGATATATACTCCTTCGCTAAAGAAGACCCATACCGAATAGAACTTTTTGGCGACGAGGTAGAATCCATACGCTTTTTTGATCCAGGAGATCAAAGATCGGTTCGAAAGGTTAAGAAAGCCACAATTGTTCCCAATGTTCAAAGTGAGAAACTATCTGAGATAAGAGAGAGTTTTTTGGATTTCATTCCAGAAGAAACGGTTCTTTGGATTAAAAGTACCGAATTGTGCATAGGAAAAATTGAAAAAAGCCTGGAGCTAGTCCAAAAGCAATTCGAGAAATTGGAGGGTGAAACCAAAAGATTACTTCCAGCCGAGATAAATGTTACGGGGGAGGAATTTGCTAAAGGAGTGGTAAAGTTTACTACCCTAGAATTTGGGTTAAATCACCCCATGGCAAAGGAAACCATTGTTTTTAATCAAAAACCCCAACCCAGTTTCAACAAAAATTTCGATCTGCTGGATGGGCATTTCCAGAAAAGAGCTGAACAGGCTTTCGATAATGTAATCGTCTGTAGCAATAGTAAGCAGGTTGAGCGCCTTTACCGCATATTTGAAGATCAACAAAAAGAAATAAACTTCACCCCTATCCCACTTGGTTTAGCGGAAGGATTTGAAGACGAGGATATCAATTTAGTTTGCTTTACCGACCACCAAATATTTGAAAGGTACAATAGGTTTAGGCTAAAAGAAGGGTTTAAGAAGAACCAACAAGCTCTTACCCTTAAAGAAATAAGTCAGCTGGAGCCTGGCGATTACGTTACCCATATAGATCATGGAATAGGTAAATTTTCGGGGCTTGAAACTATAGACGTTGACGGGAAAAAGCAGGAAGCCATCCGTCTAGTGTACAGGGATAACGATATACTTTACGTATCCATCCACTCCCTACACCGGATTTCGAAGTACACAGGAAAAGAGGGTAATGTTCCCAAAGTAAATAAGTTGGGATCGCAGGCGTGGCAGAACTTAAAAAGCAAGACAAAGAAAAAGGTTAAAGAAATTGCTTTCGACCTTATAAAGCTATATGCCAAAAGGAAGGCTGCCAAAGGATTTGCCTACGCTCCAGACACTTATCTACAAAATGAATTAGAAGCATCATTTATATACGAGGATACTCCAGATCAACTTAAGGCTACCCAAGATGTAAAAGCCGATATGGAAAGTGAAATGCCCATGGATAGGTTGGTTTGCGGTGATGTTGGATTCGGAAAAACCGAAATCGCCATCCGTGCAGCCTTTAAAGCAATAACCGATGGCAAACAAGTTGCCGTAATGGTCCCAACCACCGTATTGAGTTTACAGCACTACAAAAGTTTCAAAGCCCGAATGGCGGATTTCCCTTGTAGAGTGGATTACGTAAACCGATTTAAAACCACAAAACAGAATAAGGATACTCTTAAGGATGTAGCCGACGGAAAAATTGATATCCTTATTGGAACCCATAGAATCATATCCAAAGACGTAAAATTCAAAGATTTAGGGCTTCTAATTTTAGATGAGGAACAGAAATTTGGTGTTGCCGTAAAGGATAAATTAAAAACACTTCGAGCCAATATAGACTGCCTTACGCTTACAGCAACTCCTATCCCGAGAACCTTACAATTTTCGCTGATGGGAGCCAGAGATTTATCCATCATAAACACTCCCCCACCCAACCGTTATCCAGTAAGCACCGAGCTCATACCTTTTTCAGAGGAGCGCATTAGGGATGCCATAACTTATGAGGTATCTAGAGGTGGGCAGGTATTTTTCGTCCACAATAGAGTGCAAAACATAATGGAAGTGGCAGGGATGATAAAACGTCTTTGTCCTGGAGTGAATGTGGGCGTTGGACATGGCCAAATGGATGGAACCAAACTAGAAAAGGTAATGGTAGATTTTACCGATGGCCTTTTCGATGTATTGGTTGCCACCACAATTATTGAATCGGGAATAGACATTACCAATGCCAATACCATATTGGTAAACAACGCTCAAAATTTTGGTCTCAGCGATTTACACCAATTGCGTGGACGAGTAGGACGAAGCAATAAAAAAGCGTTTTGCTATTTAATTGCGCCTCCACTTCACGCGCTTCCAGACGACTCAAGAAAGCGACTACAAGCACTGGTTCAGTTTTCGGATTTGGGCAGTGGTATGAGCATTGCCATGAGAGATTTAGATATCCGCGGTGCAGGAGATTTGTTGGGCGGTGAACAAAGTGGTTTCATTAACGACATGGGCTTTGAAACCTATAAGAAAATACTAGATGAAGCTGTTCGCGAGCTTAAAGAAACCGAATTCAAAGACCTATTTGAGAAAGAGAATAAAGCCAAAGCAGCAAATCCTATTGAGGAATGTGTAATCGAGACAGATTTACAACTTCTCATTCCCGATTGGTATGTAAACAATATTACCGAGCGCCTCAGTTTATATAAGGAATTGGATGATATTGAAGACGAGGATACGCTAAAGCAGTTTGAAGAGCAGCTAAAAGACCGATTTGGAGATATCCCCGAAGAAAGCATGGAACTTTTGGACACCTTGCGATTGAGATGGCTTGGTAAGGATATTGGATTTGAAAGGCTTAAAATCAAAAGTGGCAAGATGTTAGGTTACTTCATCGCCGACAAGGACTCCATGTACTTTCAATCCGAAGCCTTTACCAAAATACTACAGTTTGTTGCCAGCGGCAAAAATTGCAAGTTGAAGGAAAAAAACGGCAAGCTGTATATGATTTTCGAAGGGATTAATACGGTAAAAAAGGCCTTAAATGCATTGGCGCCATTGCAGGTTGAAGCGTTGGTGTAGCCTATTAATAATGTAGCAATTTAGCGGTGGATCAATGAAACAATGGTGCTACTAAGGGGATAGGTAGAGGAGAATAAATTTCTGTTACCAGCCATCGTCCTTCAATGGCGTAAAGGAGAGGCACCACTAACTACATTCCACATCTTTGGAAAAATAAGTCGATAAACTAATCTACCTCAAAAAAAAGAGACCAAATGGGCTACCCCATTTTATTATCGAAATCAATAATTACTAGTTGTAAGGAATTTGACTTAATTTTATATCCGTTTTTAAATATTTAAAACATAATAGTCTTACCTCCTGACGACTAAATTCATGCATTTTCCTAGATTTTTAGCTTTTCTTTTTCTTTTTCTTGGTCTTACCAATTTTCAGTTTGCGCAGGAAAAAACCTACAGCAGGATTTTAGATGATCCGGAATTTCGGACTGGAAACACCTTGAATTTGGGGCTTGCAGGTGGTAACACCTATACCATTTCATTTGATATAGTTGGCCTTAAATTAATTCTACTTGATGAAGATGGAGATTTTATTGACCAGTGGCACGTAAGGTCTCCCACTGTTTTAATACCATTGGATGCGGCATTTAATAGTGACACTTCCGCAATTATACTAGTTGGTTTAGAT
The genomic region above belongs to Luteibaculum oceani and contains:
- the mfd gene encoding transcription-repair coupling factor, producing MQVNDLLGKFILHPKTELINRKIGERGIHLGLKGLVGSGAAMVAQATIRSSNKNHVFVLNDKEEAAYFLNDLENTDPDLKPLFFPDSSKLAYEELVTDNANVLMRAQVLSRIASGKPFTIVSYPQALAEKVVSKKKLSQNTLALSVGESYDTDFINEFLLGFGFERVDYVYEPGQFSIRGGIIDIYSFAKEDPYRIELFGDEVESIRFFDPGDQRSVRKVKKATIVPNVQSEKLSEIRESFLDFIPEETVLWIKSTELCIGKIEKSLELVQKQFEKLEGETKRLLPAEINVTGEEFAKGVVKFTTLEFGLNHPMAKETIVFNQKPQPSFNKNFDLLDGHFQKRAEQAFDNVIVCSNSKQVERLYRIFEDQQKEINFTPIPLGLAEGFEDEDINLVCFTDHQIFERYNRFRLKEGFKKNQQALTLKEISQLEPGDYVTHIDHGIGKFSGLETIDVDGKKQEAIRLVYRDNDILYVSIHSLHRISKYTGKEGNVPKVNKLGSQAWQNLKSKTKKKVKEIAFDLIKLYAKRKAAKGFAYAPDTYLQNELEASFIYEDTPDQLKATQDVKADMESEMPMDRLVCGDVGFGKTEIAIRAAFKAITDGKQVAVMVPTTVLSLQHYKSFKARMADFPCRVDYVNRFKTTKQNKDTLKDVADGKIDILIGTHRIISKDVKFKDLGLLILDEEQKFGVAVKDKLKTLRANIDCLTLTATPIPRTLQFSLMGARDLSIINTPPPNRYPVSTELIPFSEERIRDAITYEVSRGGQVFFVHNRVQNIMEVAGMIKRLCPGVNVGVGHGQMDGTKLEKVMVDFTDGLFDVLVATTIIESGIDITNANTILVNNAQNFGLSDLHQLRGRVGRSNKKAFCYLIAPPLHALPDDSRKRLQALVQFSDLGSGMSIAMRDLDIRGAGDLLGGEQSGFINDMGFETYKKILDEAVRELKETEFKDLFEKENKAKAANPIEECVIETDLQLLIPDWYVNNITERLSLYKELDDIEDEDTLKQFEEQLKDRFGDIPEESMELLDTLRLRWLGKDIGFERLKIKSGKMLGYFIADKDSMYFQSEAFTKILQFVASGKNCKLKEKNGKLYMIFEGINTVKKALNALAPLQVEALV